A single region of the Candidatus Baltobacteraceae bacterium genome encodes:
- a CDS encoding thiamine pyrophosphate-requiring protein has product MNASDFLLGRLVEWGFKRVYGYPGDGINGIMGAFDRIGDKLEFIQVRHEEMAAFMACAHAKFTGEVGLCLATSGPGAVHLLNGLYDAKMDHTPVVAIVGQAATSALGSSYQQEVDLQVLLQDVTEYVYTVSSPAAMRHVVDRAVRTAKAMRAVTCVIVPKDVQEKKAVPNPPHTHNMMHSSVGVCAPVVVPSAADLQRAAEILNSGKRVAIMVGQGAANAADEVLAVADRLGAGVAKALLGKYVVPDDLPYVTGTLGLLGTRPSSDMMNECDTLLMVGTSYPYSEFLPKEGQARGIQIDIDARNLGLRFPTELNLVGDSRETLAALLPLLEPKANGAWREKIAKNRVDWDGDEKARCHVTGEQINPQLVFWELNERLPDDAILSGDAGTATNWFARNIHMRRGMKSSLSGSLATMGSAVPYAIAAKFAFPNRVVIACTGDGAMQMNGNAEMLTVAKYWKRWSDPRLIFLVMNNSDLNQVTWEMRIEGGNPKYEASQNLPHFNYAQYADQIGLRGIRVERSEDVGPAWDRALASDRPVIFDAVVDPNISQLPPHISFEQAHNLFSALAKGDPDEGGVIKESIKSVLAGLLPHGSDK; this is encoded by the coding sequence GTGAACGCCAGTGATTTCTTACTCGGACGCCTTGTGGAGTGGGGTTTTAAACGCGTCTACGGCTACCCGGGCGACGGCATCAATGGGATCATGGGCGCGTTCGATCGCATCGGCGACAAACTCGAATTCATCCAAGTTCGTCACGAAGAGATGGCCGCGTTCATGGCCTGCGCGCATGCGAAGTTCACCGGTGAGGTTGGCCTCTGCTTAGCGACGTCAGGCCCGGGCGCCGTTCATTTGCTCAACGGTCTCTACGATGCAAAGATGGATCACACGCCGGTCGTTGCGATCGTCGGTCAGGCGGCGACGAGCGCGCTCGGCAGTTCGTATCAGCAAGAAGTCGACCTGCAAGTGCTCTTGCAAGACGTGACCGAGTACGTCTACACGGTTTCGAGTCCGGCCGCCATGCGGCACGTCGTGGACCGCGCGGTTCGCACCGCAAAGGCGATGCGGGCCGTGACGTGCGTGATCGTGCCCAAGGACGTTCAAGAAAAGAAGGCCGTTCCCAATCCTCCGCACACGCACAACATGATGCATAGCAGCGTCGGCGTGTGCGCGCCGGTCGTCGTACCGTCGGCGGCCGATTTGCAGCGCGCGGCGGAGATTCTCAATAGTGGAAAGCGCGTCGCAATAATGGTCGGCCAGGGCGCTGCCAACGCCGCCGACGAGGTGCTCGCCGTTGCGGACCGTCTCGGAGCCGGCGTCGCCAAAGCGCTGCTAGGAAAGTACGTCGTTCCCGACGATCTGCCGTACGTGACCGGAACGCTGGGGCTGCTCGGCACGCGCCCGAGCTCCGACATGATGAACGAGTGCGATACGCTGCTCATGGTCGGCACGTCCTATCCGTACTCGGAGTTCCTTCCGAAAGAAGGGCAGGCGCGCGGGATTCAAATCGACATCGATGCGCGCAATCTCGGCTTGCGCTTTCCGACCGAGCTCAACCTCGTCGGCGACAGCCGCGAAACGCTCGCCGCGCTTCTGCCGCTGCTCGAACCGAAAGCAAACGGCGCGTGGCGTGAAAAAATCGCCAAGAACCGCGTAGATTGGGACGGCGACGAAAAAGCCCGCTGTCACGTAACCGGCGAGCAGATCAACCCGCAGCTCGTTTTCTGGGAATTGAACGAGCGGCTTCCCGACGACGCGATCTTGAGCGGCGACGCCGGCACTGCGACCAATTGGTTCGCGCGCAACATTCACATGCGGCGCGGGATGAAATCCTCGCTCTCGGGGAGTCTCGCCACGATGGGCTCGGCGGTTCCTTACGCCATCGCGGCAAAGTTTGCTTTTCCAAACCGTGTGGTCATCGCGTGCACGGGCGACGGAGCCATGCAGATGAACGGTAACGCCGAAATGCTGACCGTGGCGAAATACTGGAAACGCTGGTCGGATCCGCGGTTGATCTTTTTAGTCATGAACAACTCCGACCTCAATCAAGTCACGTGGGAGATGCGGATCGAGGGAGGAAACCCGAAGTACGAAGCCTCGCAAAATCTTCCTCATTTCAACTACGCGCAGTACGCGGATCAGATCGGGTTGCGCGGAATACGCGTCGAGCGCTCCGAAGACGTCGGTCCGGCTTGGGACCGTGCGCTCGCCTCGGACCGTCCGGTGATCTTCGATGCGGTCGTCGATCCGAACATTTCGCAGCTGCCGCCGCACATCTCGTTCGAGCAGGCGCACAACCTCTTCTCGGCGCTCGCGAAGGGCGATCCCGATGAAGGC
- a CDS encoding c-type cytochrome — MMHLVLALALALAPARDGESLYNVHCSSCHGTHLQGSPDGPPLIGTGAGYVDFMLRTGRMPAAAPNEQPEQKAPSFNDAEIRAIVGYVSARAHGAPKVPQIGPGDANRGRRIFAENCAHCHGVSAHGASAGYANVAPSLMATAPEQIAEAVRSGPGEMPKFGSDVLSSRDLNDVLRYVGYLQTKTDVYNPGGLQLANIGPVAEGFVAWMFGLGLLVLFVRRIGSVD; from the coding sequence ATGATGCATCTCGTGCTGGCCCTCGCGCTCGCGCTCGCACCGGCTCGCGACGGTGAATCACTTTACAACGTGCACTGCTCGTCGTGTCACGGAACGCACCTGCAAGGCAGCCCCGACGGTCCGCCGCTTATCGGGACCGGCGCGGGGTACGTCGACTTCATGCTCAGAACCGGCCGGATGCCGGCGGCGGCGCCGAACGAGCAGCCCGAGCAAAAGGCGCCGTCTTTCAACGACGCGGAGATCCGAGCCATCGTCGGGTACGTCTCAGCGCGCGCTCACGGCGCTCCAAAGGTGCCGCAAATCGGACCCGGCGATGCGAATCGCGGACGCCGGATCTTTGCGGAGAACTGCGCGCATTGCCACGGCGTGAGCGCGCACGGCGCATCCGCCGGGTACGCAAACGTCGCTCCGTCGCTCATGGCAACGGCGCCCGAGCAGATTGCCGAGGCGGTTCGCAGCGGACCGGGTGAAATGCCGAAGTTCGGCTCGGACGTCCTCAGCTCGCGCGATCTCAACGACGTGCTCCGATACGTCGGATACTTGCAAACGAAAACGGACGTCTACAACCCCGGCGGTTTGCAACTGGCCAATATCGGACCGGTAGCCGAAGGCTTCGTTGCTTGGATGTTCGGTCTGGGATTGCTGGTTCTGTTCGTCCGCCGAATCGGTTCGGTCGATTAA
- a CDS encoding cytochrome c oxidase assembly protein: MLFGAAILAGYLTCVRAYDRRYPHRRFGRGRVAAFCAGVVVATAAFSPAIDGLVDRSFAAHMTQHLALALIVPPLLLLGAPLLLAVALPPPRAARAIARIARHPLVLAFASPVVAWLLFVAVLWGIHFSPLYDLALRYEGAHVVEHGLLFTSALLFWLPVVQVGYAPLPVAFPVRLFYLFLAIPQGAFLGLAIYASQRVLYPHYLVGRTVAAALADQQNAGAVMWIGGGALLFAAFMLTGVAWAARDHREAIA, encoded by the coding sequence ATGCTGTTCGGCGCCGCGATTCTCGCCGGCTACCTCACCTGCGTGCGGGCATACGATCGTCGCTACCCGCATCGGCGGTTCGGTCGGGGGCGCGTGGCTGCGTTTTGCGCCGGCGTCGTCGTGGCGACCGCAGCGTTCTCGCCCGCGATCGACGGCCTGGTCGATCGCTCTTTTGCCGCTCATATGACGCAGCATCTCGCGCTTGCCCTGATCGTGCCGCCGCTGCTGCTGCTCGGCGCACCGCTCCTGCTCGCAGTCGCTCTGCCGCCGCCGCGTGCCGCTAGAGCGATCGCCCGCATCGCGCGCCACCCGCTCGTGCTGGCGTTCGCATCGCCGGTCGTCGCGTGGCTGCTCTTCGTTGCGGTTCTGTGGGGGATCCATTTTTCACCGCTCTACGATCTCGCGCTGCGCTACGAAGGTGCCCACGTCGTCGAGCACGGCCTGCTCTTTACGAGCGCGCTGCTGTTCTGGCTGCCCGTGGTGCAGGTCGGCTACGCGCCGCTGCCCGTCGCCTTTCCGGTTCGACTCTTCTATCTGTTTCTCGCGATCCCGCAAGGGGCGTTTTTGGGTCTCGCAATCTACGCTTCGCAACGCGTCCTCTATCCGCACTACCTGGTGGGACGTACCGTCGCCGCCGCGCTCGCCGATCAGCAGAACGCCGGTGCCGTCATGTGGATCGGCGGCGGCGCGCTGCTCTTTGCTGCGTTTATGCTCACCGGCGTCGCCTGGGCGGCACGCGATCACCGGGAGGCTATCGCATGA
- a CDS encoding cytochrome bc complex cytochrome b subunit — MTERFVLWFDDRLGTAHFMKHALRKAFPDHWSFMLGEINLYSFLVLLATGTFLAFNFDPAPTKVVYHGPYALLDGVTMSTAYASALHLSFAVNAGLLIRQIHHWAALLFVAGIVVHMARVFFTGAFRKPRELNWLVGVVLFLLAMGEGFTGYSLPDDLLSGIGLRIADSVLLAIPFVGTWASFLLLGGAFPNSNDIGPRLFAAHVFAVPAAIAAVIGVHLAILWRQKHSQFRGPRRTEHNVVGSPLMPNYAAKSIALGFATIAVLVALGAFVQINPIWIFGPYDASLAASPAQPDWYVGWLDGALRISFPWSIHLWGHTIPSPFFPGVLLPLVLFGLLFGWPFIERAITGDRASHQLLDRPRDVPWRTGAGVALFMLALDLTLAGSGDVQARYLHLSVDTINVVYRFGFVVAPILGFIVAFALASELRRRGGVSAAERVRLRRNERGGFDEEKIT; from the coding sequence ATGACCGAACGGTTCGTCCTGTGGTTCGACGATCGCCTGGGCACGGCTCATTTCATGAAGCACGCCCTGCGCAAGGCATTCCCCGACCATTGGTCGTTTATGCTGGGCGAGATAAATCTGTATAGTTTTCTCGTCTTACTCGCGACCGGCACGTTTCTCGCCTTTAATTTCGATCCCGCGCCGACCAAGGTGGTCTATCACGGACCTTACGCGCTGCTCGACGGCGTCACGATGTCGACGGCTTACGCATCGGCGCTCCACTTGAGTTTTGCGGTTAACGCGGGATTGCTCATTCGTCAGATCCACCATTGGGCGGCACTCCTCTTCGTCGCCGGCATCGTCGTGCACATGGCGCGGGTCTTTTTCACCGGTGCGTTTCGCAAGCCGCGCGAATTGAACTGGCTCGTGGGCGTCGTGCTCTTTCTGCTGGCAATGGGCGAAGGTTTTACCGGGTACTCGCTCCCGGACGATCTCTTGAGCGGGATCGGGCTTCGCATCGCCGACTCGGTTCTGCTCGCGATTCCCTTCGTCGGCACGTGGGCGTCGTTTTTACTGCTGGGGGGTGCCTTCCCGAACAGCAACGATATCGGTCCCCGGCTCTTCGCGGCGCACGTCTTCGCGGTTCCCGCAGCGATTGCCGCGGTCATCGGCGTGCATCTGGCGATTCTCTGGCGGCAGAAGCATTCGCAATTTCGCGGGCCGCGGCGCACCGAGCACAACGTCGTCGGCTCGCCGCTGATGCCGAACTACGCGGCCAAGTCGATCGCGCTGGGTTTCGCGACGATCGCGGTCCTCGTGGCGCTCGGGGCGTTCGTGCAGATCAATCCGATTTGGATATTCGGCCCCTACGATGCTTCGCTGGCCGCTTCGCCCGCGCAGCCCGATTGGTACGTTGGGTGGCTCGACGGCGCGCTGCGTATCAGCTTTCCGTGGTCGATCCACCTCTGGGGACACACGATCCCCTCGCCATTCTTTCCGGGCGTGCTGCTGCCGCTGGTCCTCTTCGGCCTGCTCTTCGGATGGCCGTTCATCGAGCGCGCGATCACGGGCGATCGCGCGTCGCATCAACTGTTGGACCGGCCGCGCGACGTGCCGTGGCGCACCGGCGCCGGCGTCGCACTTTTTATGCTCGCGCTCGATCTGACCCTCGCGGGCAGCGGCGACGTTCAAGCACGCTACCTGCACCTGTCGGTCGATACGATCAACGTGGTCTATCGCTTCGGGTTCGTCGTCGCGCCGATTCTCGGTTTCATCGTCGCGTTCGCGCTCGCGAGCGAGCTGCGCCGGCGCGGAGGCGTTAGCGCCGCGGAACGCGTGCGATTGCGGCGCAACGAGCGGGGCGGTTTCGACGAAGAGAAGATCACGTGA
- a CDS encoding Rieske 2Fe-2S domain-containing protein, with the protein MNAKDRAIAGALGLAILGSLGFMAAYVLHASIQAEGLALAVALLGFAIAAIGWANWIIGDDRVIDQIEEYPSDSADRSAAVDELEQTEEEVTRRGGLVKLLYAALGIFGIAALFPFRSWGPAPDGALFKTKWKPGDRLVRENGEILTKDALNVDSIVTVFPEGAIGDASSQTVLIRLPDGVGQSVDGYIAYSKICTHAGCPVALYRAAAHQLMCPCHQSVFDVADAGKVLSGPADHALPQLPLEVDSAGYLRAKGDYPVPVGPGFWERG; encoded by the coding sequence ATGAACGCTAAAGATCGCGCGATCGCCGGCGCCTTGGGGCTGGCCATTCTGGGCAGCCTCGGTTTCATGGCGGCCTACGTGCTCCACGCGAGCATTCAGGCGGAAGGCTTGGCGTTGGCCGTCGCCTTGCTGGGTTTCGCCATCGCGGCGATCGGTTGGGCGAATTGGATTATCGGCGACGATCGAGTCATCGACCAGATCGAAGAGTATCCATCGGATAGCGCCGATCGCAGCGCCGCCGTCGATGAATTGGAACAAACCGAGGAAGAGGTCACGCGCCGGGGCGGCCTGGTGAAATTGCTGTACGCCGCCCTCGGCATTTTTGGCATCGCCGCGCTCTTCCCGTTTCGTTCGTGGGGGCCGGCGCCCGACGGCGCGCTCTTTAAGACGAAATGGAAACCGGGCGACCGGCTCGTACGCGAAAACGGCGAGATCCTTACGAAGGATGCGCTCAACGTCGACTCAATCGTCACCGTTTTTCCGGAGGGCGCAATCGGCGATGCGTCGTCGCAGACGGTCTTGATCCGGCTGCCGGACGGTGTCGGTCAAAGCGTCGACGGCTATATCGCCTACTCGAAGATCTGCACGCACGCCGGCTGCCCGGTGGCGCTCTATCGTGCGGCGGCGCATCAACTGATGTGCCCCTGCCATCAGTCGGTGTTCGATGTCGCCGATGCCGGAAAGGTGCTCTCGGGTCCGGCCGACCACGCGCTGCCGCAATTGCCGCTCGAAGTCGATTCGGCCGGCTATCTCCGCGCGAAGGGTGATTACCCGGTTCCGGTTGGCCCCGGCTTTTGGGAGCGCGGTTAA
- a CDS encoding cytochrome c oxidase subunit 3, producing MAVDSVSHRRSARHRESPLGIRAHPLVFGVVIFLASELMFFAGLFAAYFDLRSQTAQWPPPNVHLDMLASSAGTSLLFFSSVVMFLMTRALDRNRYRAAYGWLAAGILCGVAFIAIALDGYTKNTFTIASSAYGSLFYAMTGFHLLHVAAGIILLVALFFGLRGGALTANHRAGAEAISYYWHFVFIVWVGIWGAIYLIR from the coding sequence TTGGCAGTCGATTCCGTATCCCATCGGCGCAGCGCCCGTCATCGCGAGAGCCCGCTGGGCATTCGCGCGCACCCGCTCGTCTTTGGCGTAGTGATTTTCTTAGCCTCCGAACTTATGTTCTTCGCCGGCCTGTTCGCGGCGTATTTCGATCTGCGCAGCCAAACCGCGCAATGGCCGCCTCCCAACGTTCATCTGGATATGCTCGCCTCCTCGGCCGGGACATCGCTGTTGTTCTTTTCGAGCGTCGTGATGTTCTTGATGACCCGCGCGCTCGATCGCAACCGGTATCGGGCCGCATACGGCTGGCTCGCGGCGGGTATTCTCTGCGGCGTCGCGTTTATTGCAATCGCGTTGGACGGCTATACGAAAAATACGTTCACGATCGCGAGCAGCGCCTACGGGTCGCTGTTTTACGCGATGACCGGCTTTCATTTGCTCCACGTCGCGGCGGGAATCATTTTGCTGGTCGCGCTCTTTTTCGGGCTGCGCGGCGGCGCTCTTACCGCCAACCATCGCGCGGGTGCGGAAGCGATTTCCTACTATTGGCACTTCGTTTTTATCGTGTGGGTCGGCATTTGGGGCGCGATCTACCTCATCCGATGA
- a CDS encoding cytochrome c oxidase subunit II, with product MPLFDPASVQAQTLRGDWEIFFGAAVVVAIIMFALILLPLLLWRRRGDALPPQFKKNRSFAYVYILTPFALVAVLFYFTFVKERSVDALVPSPYATVDVTAFRWSWQFVYPHARIRIVGTPQQPPVLVLPLGKITQVNLTSVDVNHAFWIPYFLFKRDAIAGMTNHFDLTPTRLGTFRGLCAEYCGLDHTLMTFQVKVISDADYRRWLATAGKSTP from the coding sequence ATGCCACTCTTCGACCCCGCGTCAGTTCAGGCGCAGACGCTTCGTGGAGACTGGGAGATTTTTTTCGGTGCCGCGGTGGTCGTTGCGATCATCATGTTCGCGCTGATTCTGCTTCCGCTTTTGCTGTGGCGCCGCCGCGGAGATGCGTTGCCGCCGCAGTTCAAAAAGAACCGCTCGTTCGCGTACGTCTATATCCTGACCCCGTTCGCGCTGGTCGCGGTACTGTTCTATTTCACATTTGTTAAGGAGCGCAGCGTGGACGCCCTCGTCCCGTCGCCCTATGCAACGGTTGACGTGACGGCCTTTCGCTGGTCTTGGCAGTTCGTCTACCCGCACGCGCGCATTCGCATCGTCGGAACGCCGCAGCAGCCGCCGGTCCTCGTGCTACCGCTGGGAAAAATAACCCAGGTTAACCTCACATCGGTCGACGTGAACCATGCCTTCTGGATCCCGTACTTCCTCTTCAAGCGCGACGCGATTGCCGGAATGACCAATCATTTCGATCTGACGCCGACGCGCCTGGGAACCTTTCGCGGACTTTGCGCGGAGTATTGCGGGCTCGACCACACGCTCATGACGTTTCAAGTCAAAGTCATCTCGGACGCCGACTACCGGCGTTGGCTCGCGACCGCAGGAAAGAGCACGCCGTGA
- the ctaD gene encoding cytochrome c oxidase subunit I, with product MIAWLTSTDHKKIGIMYIVATSFFFGIAGILAMLIRTQLATPDMTFLGPHAFDQVFTIHGTAMIFLFVAPFGLGLANFLIPLQIGAPDMAFPRLNATALWLFIFGGLTVLSGAFASGGAASSGWTAFAPLSEIRISAGAGQDLWIVGLTMTSISSILTALNIVVTVFLLRAPGMTMWRIPIFSWEMVATSLLILMAFPPLVTVFAMLLIDRHLGGQFFDPAHGGNPVLYQHLFWFFGHPEVYVMILPYFGVVTEIVAVFSRKPVFGYVELVLSAFAIAGLSMGVWAHHMFTTGAVTNLFFSAMSFLIAIPTGVKFFNWIGTMWKGSIEFSTPMLFVIGFMLNFLIGGITGVMVASPPIDFHAEDSYFLVAHFHYVLGGGSLFAIFAALYFWFPKIFGVKLSERIGKWTFGILFAGFNLTFFPMHFMGIEGMPRRVYTYPAIEHLPLLNALATIGAGLMAVGVLLFLLDVVVSVRKREPVGDDPWGGYTLEWATSSPPPEFNFTSLPPIHSERPVFDLHHPAVAAEVTP from the coding sequence GTGATCGCCTGGTTAACCTCGACCGATCATAAGAAGATCGGCATCATGTACATCGTCGCAACCTCGTTCTTTTTCGGGATAGCCGGCATTCTCGCAATGCTCATCCGGACCCAGCTTGCGACGCCCGACATGACGTTTCTCGGTCCGCACGCGTTCGATCAAGTGTTCACGATCCACGGCACGGCCATGATCTTTCTCTTCGTCGCGCCGTTCGGGCTCGGTCTCGCGAATTTCTTGATTCCGCTGCAGATCGGCGCTCCCGACATGGCGTTCCCACGCCTAAACGCAACGGCACTTTGGCTCTTCATCTTCGGCGGCCTCACGGTCTTAAGCGGTGCGTTTGCATCGGGCGGCGCCGCATCGTCGGGCTGGACGGCCTTCGCACCGCTCTCCGAGATTCGGATCTCTGCCGGCGCGGGCCAAGATCTTTGGATCGTCGGACTAACGATGACGTCCATCTCTTCGATCCTGACCGCGCTCAACATCGTGGTAACGGTCTTTTTGCTGCGCGCGCCGGGAATGACGATGTGGCGCATCCCGATTTTCTCCTGGGAGATGGTCGCAACGTCGCTGCTGATCTTGATGGCTTTCCCGCCACTGGTCACCGTCTTCGCGATGCTGCTGATCGACCGGCACCTTGGCGGCCAATTCTTCGACCCCGCGCACGGCGGCAATCCGGTGCTCTATCAGCATCTCTTCTGGTTCTTCGGCCATCCGGAAGTCTACGTGATGATTCTGCCGTATTTCGGCGTCGTGACCGAGATCGTTGCGGTCTTTTCACGCAAGCCCGTCTTCGGATACGTCGAACTCGTGCTCTCCGCATTCGCGATCGCCGGCCTCTCGATGGGGGTCTGGGCTCACCACATGTTCACGACCGGCGCCGTGACCAATCTGTTCTTCTCCGCGATGTCGTTTCTCATAGCGATTCCGACCGGGGTGAAATTCTTCAATTGGATCGGCACGATGTGGAAGGGCTCGATCGAGTTCTCCACGCCCATGCTCTTCGTAATCGGCTTCATGTTGAATTTCTTGATCGGTGGGATTACCGGCGTCATGGTCGCTTCGCCGCCGATCGATTTTCATGCCGAAGACAGCTATTTCTTGGTCGCACATTTCCACTACGTGCTCGGCGGCGGCAGTCTCTTTGCGATCTTCGCCGCGCTCTACTTTTGGTTCCCCAAGATCTTCGGCGTAAAGTTGAGCGAGCGCATCGGGAAGTGGACGTTCGGCATCCTCTTCGCCGGTTTCAATCTCACGTTTTTTCCGATGCACTTTATGGGCATCGAGGGCATGCCGCGGCGCGTCTACACGTATCCCGCGATCGAACACCTGCCGCTGCTCAACGCGCTCGCAACCATCGGCGCGGGATTGATGGCCGTAGGCGTTCTGCTCTTCCTGCTCGACGTCGTCGTCTCGGTCCGTAAGCGCGAGCCCGTCGGCGACGATCCCTGGGGCGGATACACGCTGGAGTGGGCGACGAGTTCGCCGCCGCCGGAGTTCAATTTTACATCCTTGCCGCCGATTCACTCCGAGCGGCCGGTCTTCGATCTGCATCACCCGGCGGTTGCCGCCGAGGTTACGCCGTGA
- a CDS encoding cytochrome c oxidase subunit 4 yields the protein MKTFVTLFISSATFGIVIAAVYYVWSRGEWAGTLLLGLMAIGLTFASGYAILAERDADLDGDRKDLENADAAGEDLGIYTTSSAWPILMAFSVLVFLIGAVWIPFLLAVGLAAMLLVLWRLGAESSRIA from the coding sequence GTGAAAACCTTCGTTACGCTCTTCATCTCGTCGGCAACGTTCGGCATCGTCATTGCCGCGGTGTACTATGTGTGGTCGCGCGGCGAGTGGGCCGGAACGCTGCTGCTCGGACTGATGGCGATCGGCTTGACGTTCGCTTCGGGGTACGCGATCCTCGCCGAGCGCGATGCCGATCTCGACGGCGATCGTAAGGATCTCGAAAACGCGGACGCGGCCGGCGAAGACCTCGGAATCTACACGACATCGAGCGCGTGGCCGATCCTGATGGCCTTTTCGGTGCTCGTTTTTCTGATCGGCGCCGTGTGGATTCCGTTTCTGCTCGCGGTCGGGCTGGCCGCGATGCTGCTCGTTCTGTGGCGCCTGGGCGCCGAGAGCAGTAGAATCGCTTAG
- a CDS encoding DUF5996 family protein: MDDTWPSLPLNRWKDTADTLHLYTQIVGKIRLALAPLEREWANVPLYVTARGLTTTAIPYGERAFAIDFDLIAHVVDIVVSDGQRRSIPLLPAPSVADFYHRMMEALAELRIAIRIWPVPSEIPEPIRFTEDTQHASYDADYANRFWRVLLQVDMILKEHRAPFRGRHTPVQFFWGSFDLAYARFSGRPATPPSDDIIMRVAMDAQEICAGFWPGDARFPEPAFWCYAFPKPAFLEASAIAPSAAYWNAGLGEFVLRYEDVRASDAPREMLRQFFASTFDACAALAKWNEVAEGEGRRA, encoded by the coding sequence ATGGACGATACCTGGCCGAGCCTACCCCTCAACCGCTGGAAAGATACGGCGGACACGCTGCATCTGTATACGCAGATCGTCGGAAAGATCCGTCTCGCGCTCGCGCCGCTAGAGCGCGAGTGGGCGAACGTACCGCTGTACGTTACCGCCCGCGGTCTCACGACGACCGCCATTCCCTACGGCGAACGAGCTTTTGCGATCGACTTCGATTTGATCGCCCACGTCGTCGACATCGTCGTCAGCGACGGGCAGCGGCGCTCCATCCCGTTGCTCCCCGCCCCGAGCGTCGCCGATTTCTACCACCGCATGATGGAGGCGTTAGCCGAGTTGCGCATCGCGATTCGAATCTGGCCCGTGCCCTCGGAGATCCCCGAGCCGATTCGATTCACCGAAGATACGCAGCACGCATCCTACGATGCCGACTACGCCAATCGCTTTTGGCGCGTTTTGCTCCAAGTCGATATGATCCTCAAGGAACACCGAGCGCCGTTTCGCGGACGGCATACGCCGGTGCAGTTCTTTTGGGGGTCGTTCGATCTCGCGTACGCGCGTTTTTCGGGGCGCCCCGCAACGCCGCCGAGCGACGACATCATCATGCGAGTGGCCATGGACGCGCAAGAGATTTGCGCCGGATTTTGGCCTGGGGACGCGCGATTCCCCGAACCCGCGTTTTGGTGTTATGCGTTTCCCAAGCCCGCCTTCCTCGAGGCCTCGGCGATCGCGCCGTCCGCAGCCTACTGGAACGCCGGCCTCGGTGAATTCGTGCTGCGCTACGAGGACGTTCGCGCGAGCGACGCACCCCGCGAGATGCTCCGCCAATTTTTCGCCAGTACGTTCGACGCATGTGCGGCGTTGGCGAAGTGGAACGAGGTGGCGGAGGGTGAGGGGCGCCGCGCGTAG
- the tsaD gene encoding tRNA (adenosine(37)-N6)-threonylcarbamoyltransferase complex transferase subunit TsaD, with translation MLLLGIETSCDDTATAVVRDGSTVLASVSTNQDRFHEKYGGIVPEIASRQHVALLSAAVEDALERAGTSLEAIDGIAVTRGPGLIGSLVVGVAAAKALAFALDKSLYGINHLHGHIFAAFLDRADVPQYPFLALLVSGGHTQLVRVANATEMVVIARTRDDAAGEAYDKTARLMGLGFPGGPKLDRLAKDGDARAIAFPRSRPDRNSLDMSFSGLKTSVRYFLETADGRAARPEDVAASFQAAVVDVLMQRVGEAFEKGAYTGVVLSGGVAANSALAAALHAWGERTSVPVFIPPPRYCTDNAAMIAGAAFHQGEAVRVDPIALSADPNLPFALEPALRQAPSFDRLRPSTGSG, from the coding sequence ATGCTTCTTTTGGGGATCGAGACCTCGTGCGACGATACCGCGACCGCCGTCGTACGCGACGGCTCGACCGTTCTCGCAAGCGTTTCGACCAACCAGGATCGCTTCCACGAAAAGTATGGCGGAATCGTACCCGAGATCGCGAGCCGCCAACACGTCGCGCTGCTCTCCGCTGCGGTTGAAGATGCGCTCGAGCGTGCCGGCACGAGCCTGGAGGCGATCGACGGCATCGCGGTGACGCGCGGCCCGGGCCTCATCGGCAGCCTGGTCGTCGGCGTCGCGGCTGCGAAGGCGCTGGCGTTCGCACTCGATAAATCGCTTTACGGCATCAATCATTTGCACGGCCATATCTTTGCCGCGTTTCTCGATCGCGCCGACGTTCCGCAGTATCCCTTTTTAGCGTTGCTCGTATCGGGCGGTCACACGCAACTCGTGCGCGTCGCGAACGCGACCGAGATGGTCGTCATCGCCCGCACGCGCGACGACGCCGCCGGCGAAGCGTACGACAAGACCGCACGTTTGATGGGGCTCGGATTTCCCGGCGGCCCGAAGCTCGACCGCTTGGCCAAAGACGGCGACGCGCGGGCGATCGCTTTTCCACGCAGCCGCCCCGATCGCAACTCGCTCGACATGTCGTTCTCCGGGTTAAAGACCTCGGTGCGCTACTTTCTCGAAACGGCCGACGGTCGAGCGGCGCGCCCCGAGGACGTGGCGGCGTCGTTTCAGGCGGCCGTCGTCGACGTGCTGATGCAGCGGGTCGGCGAGGCCTTCGAAAAGGGTGCGTACACGGGAGTCGTTCTTTCGGGCGGCGTTGCGGCGAACTCCGCCCTTGCGGCGGCTTTGCATGCATGGGGCGAACGTACGAGTGTGCCGGTCTTTATTCCACCGCCCCGCTATTGCACCGACAACGCGGCGATGATCGCCGGCGCCGCGTTTCATCAGGGTGAGGCCGTTCGCGTCGATCCGATCGCGCTATCGGCCGACCCGAATCTCCCGTTCGCGCTCGAACCCGCCCTTCGACAGGCTCCGTCCTTCGACAGGCTCCGTCCTTCGACAGGCTCAGGATGA